One Paraburkholderia aromaticivorans genomic region harbors:
- the glmM gene encoding phosphoglucosamine mutase, with protein sequence MARRYFGTDGIRGKVGEGPITPEFVLRLGYAAGKVLAGADRWAKTGTRPTVLIGKDTRVSGYMLEAALESGFSAAGVDVMLAGPMPTPGIAYLTRALRLAAGVVISASHNPYYDNGIKFFSADGNKLPDEVEAQIEEQLNLPLACAASEQLGKARRLDDAAGRYIEFCKSTFPAAFDLHGLKLVVDCAHGAAYDVAPHVFHELGAEVIPIGVAPNGFNINDGVGATAPDALVRAVRANHADLGIALDGDADRLQVVDAAGRLYNGDELLYILVKDRVATDGKVDGAVGTLMTNMAVEVALQEAGVKFVRAAVGDRYVLEQLREHGWQLGAEGSGHILSLDRHSTGDGIVSALLVLAAMKRSDKTLADLLDGVTLFPQKLINVRMKPDADWKSSDVIRRAIAKAESALNGRGRVLIRASGTEPVLRVMVEAENVADALHHAESIADAVKEATA encoded by the coding sequence ATGGCACGTCGTTATTTCGGAACGGACGGCATTCGGGGCAAAGTCGGCGAAGGACCTATCACGCCGGAGTTTGTATTGCGGCTCGGCTATGCGGCCGGCAAGGTGTTGGCAGGCGCGGACCGGTGGGCCAAAACGGGCACTCGGCCAACCGTGTTGATCGGTAAAGACACGCGGGTGTCGGGCTACATGCTCGAAGCCGCGCTCGAGTCGGGTTTCTCCGCGGCGGGTGTGGATGTGATGCTGGCCGGCCCGATGCCGACTCCCGGCATCGCCTACCTGACGCGTGCGTTGCGGCTCGCCGCAGGCGTGGTCATCAGTGCATCGCATAACCCGTACTACGACAACGGCATCAAATTTTTCTCCGCCGACGGCAACAAGTTGCCTGACGAAGTGGAAGCGCAGATCGAGGAGCAACTCAATCTGCCGCTCGCCTGCGCGGCATCCGAGCAACTCGGCAAGGCGCGGCGTCTCGACGACGCGGCAGGCCGCTACATCGAGTTCTGCAAGAGCACGTTCCCGGCGGCGTTCGATCTGCATGGCCTGAAGCTGGTGGTCGACTGCGCACACGGCGCCGCGTATGACGTCGCGCCGCACGTATTCCACGAACTCGGCGCCGAAGTAATTCCGATTGGCGTCGCGCCGAACGGCTTCAACATCAACGACGGTGTCGGCGCGACCGCACCGGATGCGCTGGTGCGTGCCGTGCGCGCGAATCATGCGGATCTGGGCATCGCGCTCGATGGCGACGCCGACCGTCTGCAGGTGGTCGACGCCGCAGGGCGCCTGTATAACGGCGACGAACTGCTGTACATCCTGGTCAAGGATCGTGTCGCGACCGACGGCAAGGTGGACGGCGCAGTCGGCACCTTGATGACGAACATGGCGGTGGAAGTGGCGCTGCAGGAAGCCGGCGTGAAGTTCGTCCGCGCGGCGGTCGGCGACCGCTACGTGCTCGAGCAGTTGCGCGAACACGGCTGGCAACTCGGAGCCGAGGGCTCCGGCCATATTCTTTCGCTCGACCGCCATTCCACGGGCGACGGCATTGTCTCCGCGTTACTGGTGCTGGCGGCCATGAAGCGCAGCGATAAAACGCTCGCCGACCTGCTCGACGGCGTCACACTGTTCCCGCAGAAGCTGATCAACGTGCGCATGAAGCCCGACGCGGACTGGAAGAGCAGCGACGTGATCCGCCGCGCCATCGCCAAGGCCGAGAGCGCGCTGAACGGCCGCGGCCGCGTGCTGATTCGCGCGTCCGGCACCGAGCCGGTGCTGCGCGTGATGGTGGAAGCGGAAAATGTCGCCGACGCGCTTCATCATGCGGAATCGATTGCCGACGCTGTGAAAGAGGCTACGGCGTAA